Proteins co-encoded in one Synechococcus elongatus PCC 6301 genomic window:
- a CDS encoding tetratricopeptide repeat protein: MSIPNGGSHQSLEALLAAYDFRLRHEPRNCTLWNNRGILLERLNRWTEALASYNCALEITPQRQEALNNRAIVLEHLGRLPEAVESYEQALAIDRQQPEVWNNRGIVLRKLGRLEDAIASYQQAIALAAHYAQAWANCGFALWQQGRYREAVRHYEQSVAIDPDQSSAWRQLGQIYLSVDQPDQALRCLDQAIALQPQQATAWTWRGHALYNLGQYAAALTSYENAELLGDRPLLLSIQRGHTLAQLERYEEALASYAAILPQLTGEAAAEVAYYQGLVWAYLQDWTAALAAFDQAIAGNPDLAEAWYNRAALHARLDQPVAAIADLQQAIALDPDTYRSLAAEDPDYQTLHAHPDWIQLQRA; this comes from the coding sequence GAGGCTCTACTCGCGGCCTACGATTTCCGTCTGCGTCATGAACCGCGCAATTGCACTCTCTGGAATAATCGCGGCATTCTCTTGGAGCGCCTCAACCGCTGGACAGAAGCACTGGCTAGCTACAACTGTGCGTTAGAAATTACACCTCAGCGTCAGGAAGCCCTCAATAATCGGGCGATCGTCCTAGAGCATTTGGGGCGGCTACCGGAAGCAGTCGAGTCCTACGAACAAGCCCTCGCCATCGATCGCCAGCAACCCGAAGTCTGGAACAACCGTGGCATTGTCCTGCGTAAGCTGGGCCGACTAGAGGATGCGATCGCCAGTTATCAGCAAGCGATCGCCCTTGCCGCCCACTATGCCCAAGCGTGGGCCAACTGTGGCTTTGCTCTGTGGCAACAGGGGCGCTACCGGGAGGCAGTACGTCACTACGAACAGTCTGTGGCGATCGACCCTGATCAGAGCAGTGCTTGGCGGCAGCTAGGGCAGATTTACCTGAGTGTCGATCAACCCGATCAGGCCTTGCGCTGTTTGGATCAAGCGATCGCCCTCCAACCGCAGCAGGCGACGGCTTGGACTTGGCGCGGTCATGCCCTCTACAACCTCGGGCAGTATGCAGCTGCACTGACCTCCTACGAAAACGCAGAACTTCTGGGCGATCGCCCCCTCCTGCTGTCAATCCAACGGGGTCATACGCTGGCGCAGCTCGAACGCTACGAAGAGGCGCTGGCCAGCTACGCCGCAATTCTGCCGCAATTAACAGGCGAAGCTGCCGCAGAGGTGGCCTACTACCAAGGACTCGTTTGGGCTTACCTCCAGGACTGGACCGCAGCATTGGCTGCTTTTGATCAGGCGATCGCAGGCAATCCAGACTTGGCCGAGGCTTGGTACAATCGCGCCGCCCTCCACGCCCGACTCGATCAACCGGTCGCAGCGATCGCGGATCTCCAACAGGCGATCGCGCTAGATCCAGACACCTATCGTTCTCTAGCTGCTGAGGATCCGGATTATCAAACGCTTCACGCACATCCTGACTGGATCCAACTCCAAAGGGCTTAG